The DNA sequence TGATTTAATTTTGTACTTATTTCTGGTAAAGGAAATTACTAAATTTGTTATCATCTAAAATACAAAAACAGTtgtaaaaaaagaagagaaaaaacgCTAGGATTTATAAATGGGAAGAAAAACTAAATTGAAGAGTTATAATTAACATCATGATAATGATTATGCTACATCAACAGTCTGTTTGTTGATTCATATTGAAAATAAGTCGAAATTTATACgtaattcaaaattcaatctgaaaagtcaaattagtaaaattaaaaaccaaaaagtAACATTAATGCACAGATAGAATCTAAAAGCCCACttcaaaaatttaatcaataaaatttcaataataaaagttaatccCATCCATGTTCACAAAACCATGGGCCTAGAATTAAACTGAACAGATGGGGGACTCGTGATCTTGAACAAGTCCAACTACTTCTATTGTATTTCAAGGGTCAATCGGTCAACGATGAACGTAGTTGGATTAAAATACTAGTAACTCTTTCTCTTATTGTAATTTGCAAGTTATATTTTATCCCTAATTGGTAAGGGGCCATGTGTCACATAGACTTTACCTCTCTTTGTCCCTATCGCTGATCCCGCCGTGTTGCCGATGCCGACAACTTCCCATGCACGCCACGTGTGcatcattttttctattttctactTTTTATTATCCTACTCATGCCACAAATATTCATCACTCAAATTatattgttttatatttttgtctTATATAATAATCTATCTACCATATATTCTCTTAACTTTATAGTTTATACATGACTAATAATATCCTATTcctattattaataaatatgtttatttattcacattttatataaattaaatatttataacaataaGTAAGAAATTATTTGAAATAGTAAATATTTAATGTTTTAATTAAGATGATAAATATGCAGTGAGGATAAATATTCTAATAAttatatgatatgatatgaAATGATATGCTTTGCTTTCTTCGTCGGGCATTAGCAGCTTAATCTGCTTCATCTTCGCATTCGACCGTTTCCTATTCTCTCTCTGTCTTTACGTTTACTTTAATAGACTTTAATCTCATTCATTCTTCTCTCAACGCATCGAAACATCTCTGATCTCAGTAAGCACAAAACTTACATCATTTTGATTCTATTCTTCTTGTttcttttctattattattgttttttacTAATTACCAAGGTATTTTATTCTTACCAAGGTATTggattctctctctctctcacataCTTTTTTTTGTTCCCGAAATTTTGGTTGTAGTTGAGGAATGGTGAATGACTGAAGCTAAAAGTGAAGTTCTCGTGACATGAAATGGTAGTGGGAGTTGGTATATAGATAGAGGAATCGCGATCTGGGACTGGGTAGGTTTAAAGATTCGAGCTTGGAACTTCGAACAAGATGGGTTTTTTTGGCACTATATTGGGGTTTTTCGGATTTGGTGTTGGGATCACCATTGGTCTTGTAGCTGGCTATTTTCTCTTCATTTACTTTCAACCCACTGATGTTAAGGTAATTCTTGTTACTGTGTGTAAGAATTCAAACGTGGCTCTTACAAGCATTGTCTTTCTTGTTAGCACTGAATGTTTTGTTATTTCAAACTGATATATGCTTTGCTGGGTTGGGGGGCAGGATCCTGAAATCAAGCCATTGGTGGAGCAAGACGCAGAAACCTTGCAGAAAATGTTTCCTGAGATTCCActttggattaaaaatccagaCTTTGATAGGGTAAGAAGCTATCTTTGACTAGTTTCATTTTGGTTGAACTTTTTGGGGTTTAGGTTTTTATTGATGCAATGTTTCTTGTTTCTGTGTTTTTGCTGAAGATTGATTGGCTGAACAAGTTTATTGAATACATGTGGCCTTACCTTGACAAGGTATTTGCATTTTGAATAAGCTTTGACCCTTTTCCATTTTAGCTTTTTTACCTTGGTTGTTTGTTTGTCTTAGTGTGTTAATTGTTCTCTTGTTTAGGCAATTTGCAAGACTGCGAAGAATATTGCAAAGCCCATAATTGCTGAGCAGATTCCGAAATACAAAATTGATTCTGTTGAGTTTGAAACTCTGACACTGGGATGCCTGCCCCCAACTTTTCAAGGTTAGTAGATCTAGTTcaagataaaatatataatacttGATACATTCATGGGTAAGAATCTCCTAGTTTTGTTGCAAGATACTAAGGAACACCGAGTTTTTATTTTCGTAGGAGGATAAATGTGACAATTTATTAGTTATAATCTTCTTCAATGTATCATATATTGAGAGTTATGCATATGCATTTCCCAATGagattctcttttttatttcacTTGTTATTTTGTGGGCAGTTTGTAAATTATCATAGGCTTAGAAAGTATGATTTCTTCGTTTCCATTTTGTTCATGTGATTGATTATGTCTTGGTAACTTATTTGTGATATGGTGTGAGTATACTAATTCTCCTTTGATAAATGCATAATTGCATATTGATACTTTTATAGGAATGAAAGTTTATGTGACTGATGAGAAGGAGTTGATTATGGAGCCTTCCATAAAGTGGGCTGGAAATCCTAATGTCACAATTGGTGTAAAGGCATTTGGATTCAAAGCAACCATTCAGGTAgcttttgtgtgtgtgtgtatgtgaAAGATATTGGTTCTTTTGAAGCTAAAAGTTCTGTTGTTCAGGTTGTTGATTTGCAAGTATTTCTCATACCTCGAATTACTTTGAAACCATTGGTTCCAAGCTTTCCTTGCTTTGCCAACATACATGTCTCTCTCATGGAAAAGGTTGGTGATTGATCAGTTTATAAGTATGCCCTCCAACTTTTTCAGCGTCCCTAATTTTATGTATGGTCTTATTCtctcttttgttattttgtttttgttgtatGTTCCGGCAGCCACATGTTGACTTTGGGCTAAAGCTTTTGGGGGCTGATCTTATGTCCATTCCTGGTGCCTATAGGCTTGTTCAGGTATTAAGCTGAtaccttttttttaattttagatcttttttctgttttgtcaaaaatattttattttttggctATTTTTAAGACTTGAACCCAAGACCTACTAGTTAAGTTATAAGCAACTTGTTGTTCCAACTGATTCCATTTTTATTACTCTTACACACATTGTAAATTGTACATGATGAAGGTTATTTTAGGAAAGAAAATTTGTTCACCAAATCCCAATTATATATGTAGTAGATAATAGATTACCATTTGAGGTCTATAATTGCTTACATCAATATTCAACCCAGAATCAGAGGTGATGCTCAACTCAATATATAACTGGACCATTGTTTGCTTAAGTTGTTCTTAGTGTGAAATATGTTCTATTATGAATGCATACCTTTCATTTCTGTATGCACTATGTTGTGTTCACACCGTCTTGCTTTTTAATGGAGGAGTTGCATAATATTAAGGTGAACATGAAGGGGAAAAAAAAATGTAGGATAGAGGAGATATGAGGTTGAATAAAATCTGATCTTGTTAGATGTTACTTTACAGCTTGTGACTTGTGAGGGTAAATTAGGAGGATCACATACAAGATCAAAGTGGTCCAGTGATGTCAATTGGCTGTTGTTACCATTTTCTCAATGCAGCAGCCTTTACTTTGTGCTTGTGCATCTAGAGAATTTCTTCTCTGCTAGAGTTGAAATTTCTTTGTCTTACACTCACTGTATTTGTTATAGACGTAGCATTTGATTGTAAGCATTTGTTGGATTAAAAGATTTTAATGGTTGTACGATTGTACCTTtcaattattttgtttttgcttcCCTTCTTTGTGAAGTGTGAACTTCCATATTGACAATGGAAATCGGGGGTAACTTTATGGCTTTTAAACTAATTTGAAGTCTGGTGTTTTCAGGAGATTATCAAAGATCAAGTTGCAAATATGTATCTGTGGCCCAAAACCCTTGATGTTCAAGTATTAGATCCATCAAAGTATGTTTCTGCATTTCtgtaaaataattttggtaATGTAATGATATATTATTGCTAACTGGTTTCTGCTTTTCTTGTAAATGTTGTTGGGAATCTTAGAGCCATGAGGAGACCTGTTGGGATTTTACATGTAAAGGTTGTGAGAGCAATCAAGTTAAGGAAGAAAGATCTTCTTGGTGCATCTGACCCTTATGTGAAGCTAAAGATCACTGATGATAAGGCACCGTCGAAAAAGACTACTGTGAAGCACAAGAACTTGAATCCTGAATGGAACGAAGAATTTAATATTACTGTTAAAGATCCTGATACCCAGGTTCTGGAAGTTGATGTTTATGATTGGGAGCAGGTATTCCTCTCACTCAAATTTTAAGTTTCATAATCTAGTTCCTTGTTATGCAATATGTAACGAATGTTGATTTTGTATCTTCGCATAGGTTGGGAAACATGACAAGATGGGTATCAATGTGATCCCTTTAAAAGAACTTTCCCCTGAAGAGCCAAAAGAATTCACTCTTGACCTCCTAAAAACTTTGGATCCGAACGACGTTCAGAATGAGAAGTCGCGTGGGCAGATTGTTTTGGAATTGACCTATAAACCTTTCAAGGAGGAGGACATAGGCAAGAGTTTTGACGAGAGACAGACATTACCAAAAGCTCCTGAaaatactcctgctggtggagGTCTGCTTGTTGTCATAGTCCATGAAGCTCAAGATGTTGAAGGAAAGTACCATACTAATCCTCATGTTCGGCTTTTATTCAGAGGAGAGGAGAAAAAGACCAAGGTACATGATCCTAAGAGGAATATTTgcattttatctttttcttctgtATATGTGAAACAGCCGGTGAAACCTGGAAGATTGAATTTTTGTAGGCACCACCAATATGCTTCTGAAATTTTTACAAGGAAACAATGAACATAATATTGTAATCTAaccaatataattaaaataagaaccGAATTCAGGTAGTATTGGCTGACTATTTCATAAAATTTTCAATCTTGTGTTCCATAATGGCATAATGCAACTTATAGTTATccaaaaatgaaaagaaaaaggtgCTCATGGGATTGGAATTGCACATTTGTGTTACCGATAATAACATGGTTAGTGTTACTGCAGCGAATTAAAAAGAACAGAGATCCAAGATGGGAAGATGAGTTCACATTTATGCTGGATCACCCTCCCACTCATGACAAATTGCATGTGGAGGTTGTTAGCACTTCTGCAAGAAACCTGCTCCATCAAAAggtatataatttatatttccCAATTAACTTTTTATTGTTCTGAATTACAAC is a window from the Arachis stenosperma cultivar V10309 chromosome 3, arast.V10309.gnm1.PFL2, whole genome shotgun sequence genome containing:
- the LOC130969951 gene encoding synaptotagmin-2-like, which produces MGFFGTILGFFGFGVGITIGLVAGYFLFIYFQPTDVKDPEIKPLVEQDAETLQKMFPEIPLWIKNPDFDRIDWLNKFIEYMWPYLDKAICKTAKNIAKPIIAEQIPKYKIDSVEFETLTLGCLPPTFQGMKVYVTDEKELIMEPSIKWAGNPNVTIGVKAFGFKATIQVVDLQVFLIPRITLKPLVPSFPCFANIHVSLMEKPHVDFGLKLLGADLMSIPGAYRLVQEIIKDQVANMYLWPKTLDVQVLDPSKAMRRPVGILHVKVVRAIKLRKKDLLGASDPYVKLKITDDKAPSKKTTVKHKNLNPEWNEEFNITVKDPDTQVLEVDVYDWEQVGKHDKMGINVIPLKELSPEEPKEFTLDLLKTLDPNDVQNEKSRGQIVLELTYKPFKEEDIGKSFDERQTLPKAPENTPAGGGLLVVIVHEAQDVEGKYHTNPHVRLLFRGEEKKTKRIKKNRDPRWEDEFTFMLDHPPTHDKLHVEVVSTSARNLLHQKESLGYVEINLGDVVSNKRINEKFHLIDSKNGRIQIELQWRTS